A DNA window from Mytilus edulis chromosome 14, xbMytEdul2.2, whole genome shotgun sequence contains the following coding sequences:
- the LOC139504055 gene encoding serine-rich adhesin for platelets-like: protein MRIKYYIGSSISSSSSSRRRSSCSSSCSSSCSSSCSNSSSCSCSSSCSNSSSSSSSSSSCSNISSSISSSSCSCSYSSSSRRSSSRRSSCSSSCSRSCSSSCSCRCSSSSSCSSSCCSCSSSCSCSSSYSSYSSCSSSYSSSSSSSSSSSSSSSSSSSSSSSSSSCSCSSSYSSSCSCSCSCSSSSSCSCSSSYSSSSSSSSSSSSCSCSSSYSSSSSSSSSSNSNSSR, encoded by the coding sequence ATGAGGATTAAGTATTATATTGGTAGTAGtattagtagtagtagtagtagtagaagAAGAAGTAGTTGTAGTAGTAGTTGTAGTAGTAGTTGTAGTAGTAGTTGTAGTAATAGTAGTAGTTGTAGTTGTAGTAGTAGTTGTAGtaatagtagtagtagtagtagtagtagtagtagttgtAGTAATATTAGTAGTAGTATTAGTAGTAGTAGTTGTAGTTGTAGTTATAGTAGTAGTAGTAGACGTAGTAGTAGTAGAAGAAGTAGTTGTAGTAGTAGTTGTAGTAGAAGTTGTAGTAGTAGTTGTAGTTGTAGatgtagtagtagtagtagttgtAGTAGTAGTTGTTGTAGTTGTAGTAGTAGTTGTAGTTGTAGTAGTAGTTACAGTAGTTATAGTAGTTGTAGTAGTAGttatagtagtagtagtagtagtagtagtagtagtagtagtagtagtagtagtagtagtagtagtagtagtagtagtagtagttgtAGTTGTAGTAGTAGTTATAGTAGTAGTTGTAGTTGTAGTTGTAgttgtagtagtagtagtagttgtAGTTGTAGTAGTAGttatagtagtagtagtagtagtagtagtagtagtagtagttgtAGTTGTAGTAGTAGttatagtagtagtagtagtagtagtagtagtagtaatagtAATAGTAGTAGGTAG